From Vanrija pseudolonga chromosome 1, complete sequence, a single genomic window includes:
- the DIP5_0 gene encoding Dicarboxylic amino acid permease — protein sequence MSGYNNYNNGTNEYKNEMGPYEGNNEKALATDHVYAAQDDYHVDAGEPQQEETHRSLKPRQISMIAIGGAIGTGLVIGSGTSLIRSGPASLFLSYVIMGFCCFSVMIALGEMSTKFPSKKGFAGHATRCVDPAFGFATALVYLCKYLIISPNQIVAGALVIRFWNAKINGAAWVTILVALVFALNLLGIKWFGEVEFWLSLLKVVTLTGLILLGLIIDLGGVPGQERLGFRYWKNGKAFKAYKQPGSLGKFLGFVNALILALFAYMGTELVGVTVGEAKNPRKTVPSAIRKTFYRILFFYILGTLIIGMIVDSNDPLLAAAAKKGTGGGAAASPYVVAIQAAHIKVLPHIINACILMFTISAANSDQYIASRTLYGMAMDGNAPRIFRYCTKRGVPLAAFAFTGCFMGLAYLVAAESALTVFNYFVNSVSVFGGLAWISILASHIGFTRGMKAQGIPRSSLPYTSSLEPYLSYIALPLVCIIIFFKGFDSFMPMSAFGTTGYKTFITHYIGIPVYVIGYVGFKLIRKTSYVRLHEMDLNSGAREFHDVEDDDEEDQRYKQLSFGQKISYSLKNW from the exons ATGTCGGGCTACAACAACTACAACAACGGTACCAACGAGTACAAGAACGAGATGGGGCCGTACGAGGGCAACAATGAGAAGGCCCTCGCTACCGACCACGTCTATGCCGCCCAGGACGACTACCATGTCGACGCTGGAGAGCCCCAGCAGGAGGAGACGCACCGTTCGCTCAAGCCTAGGCAGATTAGTATGATCGCCATCGGTGGTGCTATCG gtACCGGTCTCGTCATTGGCTCGGGCACGTCGCTCATCCGCTCCGGCCCCGCGTCCCTCTTCCTGTCCTACGTTATCATGGGTTTCTG CTGTTTCTCGGTCATGATTGCCCTCGGTGAGATGTCGACCAAGTTCCCCTCCAAGAAGGGTTTCGCCGGCCACGCCACCCGCTGCGTCGACCCCGCGTTCGGCTTCGCTACCGCCCTCGTCTACCTCTGCAAGTACCTCATCATCTCGCCCAACCAGATTGTCGCTGGTGCGCTCGTCATTCGTTTCTGGAACGCCAAGATCAACGGTGCCGCATGGGTCACGATCCTTGTCGCGCTCGTCTTTGCGCTCAACTTGCTCGGTATCAAGTGGttcggcgaggtcgagttcTGGCTCTCCCTCCTCAAGGTCGTCACCCTCACCGGTCTGATCCTCCTCGGTCTCATCATCGACCTCGGAGGTGTCCCCGGCCAGGAGCGCCTCGGATTCCGCTACTGGAAGAACGGCAAGGCCTTCAAGGCCTACAAGCAGcccggcagcctcggcaagTTCCTCGGCTTTGTCAAcgccctcatcctcgccctcttcgccTACATGGGTaccgagctcgtcggtgtCACCGTCGGTGAGGCCAAGAACCCCCGCAAGACGGTCCCCTCGGCTATCCGCAAGACCTTCTACCGTATCCTCTTCTTCTACATCCTCGGCACACTCATTATCGGTATGATTGTCGACTCCAACGACCcgctccttgccgccgccgccaagaagggtaccggtggtggtgccgccgcgtcgccttacgtcgtcgccatccagGCCGCCCACATCAAGGTCCTCCCCCACATCATCAACGCCTGTATCCTCATGTTCACCATCTCGGCTGCCAACTCGGACCAGTACATTGCCTCGCGTACCCTCTACGGCATGGCCATGGACGGCAACGCCCCCCGCATCTTCCGCTACTGCACCAAGCGCGGTgtccccctcgccgcctttGCCTTCACTGGATGCTTCATGGGCCTCGCCTACCTTGTCGCTGCCGAGTCGGCTCTTACCGTGTTCAACTACTTTGTCAACTCGGTGTCCGTCTTTGGTGGTCTTGCATGGATCTCCATCCTCGCCTCGCACATTGGCTTCACCCGCGGCATGAAGGCCCAGGGCATCccccgctcgtcgctcccTTACACCTCGAGCCTCGAGCCCTACCTCTCGTACatcgccctccccctcgtctGCATCATCATCTTCTTCAAGGGCTTTGACTCGTTCATGCCCATGTCGGCGTTCGGCACGACTGGCTACAAGACGTTCATTACCCACTACATCGGCATCCCCGTCTACGTCATTGGCTACGTTGGCTTCAAGCTCATCCGCAAAACGAGCTACGTTCGTCTCCACGAGATGGACCTCAACTCGGGTGCCCGCGAGTtccacgacgtcgaggacgacgacgaggaggaccagCGCTACAAGCAGCTGTCGTTTGGCCAGAAGATTTCGTACAGCCTCAAGAACTGGTAG
- the TSC10 gene encoding 3-ketodihydrosphingosine reductase TSC10: MSHTTTAYIVAAVAVLLTLTMAFGRKNKFDVAGKFVYIPGGSAGLGASLAEALLKRGAHVAIVARDAKRAEATVSHLKTFASDSQKVFYVQADLTSRTESDAALEAASKTFGASPDYVFLCAGFSKPQYFVEASPEDLQSGLDGVYWVSAWTAHAVVKRWVKEGKKGTLTFVSSFLGYTSFAGYSPYSPGKYALRGLADSLRSELQLHDITVHLYMPAGILSPGYENEQKTKPGITKQIEEGDTPIAPEAAAALLIKGLERGNYQITNDLVTDLVRVASKGPVPGNGLLDLVYGFIGFIGLPIWRADVDSKIRKAAPAVTAELKAKGVL; this comes from the exons ATGTCTCACACCACAACGGCCTACATCGTagccgccgtggccgtccTCCTAACGCTGACAATGGCATTCGGCAGAAAGAACAAGTTTGACGTGGCTGGGAAG TTCGTGTACATCCCCGGCGGCTCCGCAGGCCTCGGCGCgtccctcgccgaggcgctcctcaagcgcggcgcgcacgtcgccatcgtcgcgcgcgacgccaagcgcgccgaagCGACCGTGTCGCACCTCAAGACGTTCGCGTCCGACTCGCAAAAGGTGTTCTACGTCCAGGCGGACCTCACCTCGCGTACGGAATCCGACGCGGCCCTCGAAGCCGCGAGCAAGACGTTCGGCGCGAGCCCCGACTACGTCTTCCTCTGCGCGGGCTTCTCCAAGCCGCAGTACTTTGTCGAGGCGAGCCCCGAGGACCTGCAGAGCGGACTGGACGGCGTGTACTGGGTGTCGGCTTGGACCGCGCAT GCCGTCGTCAAGCGCTgggtcaaggagggcaagaagggcacGCTCACCTTTGTGTCCTCGTTCCTCGGGTACACCTCGTTTGCGGGCTACTCGCCGTACTCACCGGGCAAGTACGCTCTGCGTG GCCTTGCCGACTCGCTGCGCTCCGAGCTCCAGCTGCACGACATCACCGTGCACCTGTACATGCCTGCGGGCATCCTGTCGCCAGGTTACGAGAACGAGCAGAAGACCAAGCCGGGGATCACGAAGCAgatcgaggagggcgacacGCCCATCGCGcccgaggctgctgctgcgctgttGATCAAGGGGCTCGAGCGGGGAAACTACCAGATCACAAACGACCTGGTCACGGacctcgtgcgcgtcgctAGCAAGGGGCCTGTGCCGGGTAATGGGCTGTTGGACCTCGTGTACGGGTTCATTGGATTT ATCGGCCTGCCCAtctggcgcgccgacgtcgactcCAAGATCCGCAAGGCCGCCCCGGCCGTCACGGCAgagctcaaggccaagggcgtgTTGTAG